From the genome of Pelobates fuscus isolate aPelFus1 chromosome 11, aPelFus1.pri, whole genome shotgun sequence:
tatttttgcattattaatatattatcgccattttttatttttttttaaatgcacaactCCAGTTTCTTGTTTCTCTTGAATTTAAAATGGATTTATAGATAGAATtggaaatatatacatagaaatgaCATAAATAGTAATGTTTGTATTAACTCTGCTTTTCACTATTGCTTATGCTCTAAAGGCTTATTCAcacctcaaatttttttttttaggttattaataaaattaagacacCATTAATTGCctgttctttatttttgatttcaTGAGAAAATAAACAGAATCATAATCTTGGAATTTTtataaaattgcattttttaaacaattaccgtatatattTACAATCTATCAACAGATACAGATTAGTTtaccattttatatattaaatactatattatttttaaagtgcaGATCAAGTAAGTATTTTTCTGATTAAAATACTCAGTAAGAATGATTAAGTAAAAATATATCACTTTATGATTTTTATTGCAGTGGAATTCTATTTTCCATTGAATGCAAAGTTGTCAACGCCATTCTTCTGATCCTTGGATGCTTTCAGACGATACATTTTAAACAGTAGCACACTGGCAAACATGAGAGCGGCTCCCAATATAGCAGCGATGATTATTCCAACAATTAGTCCAGTCAGGGTACCCTCAAGCTGTTTTGCTCCTTCCAAACCTGAAAGAAACAATTATCATCAGTTACAGTAAAGTAACCCAGGCAGTACAAAGTAAAAACTCACAGGGGCATTCATTAAAGTTAGAATGGTCAAGAACTTAAAGGGAATTccaaaatgaattttaaatttaaggtcaaaatagccaaaaattgaaaaattctccaagtcatctATGCATTGAGATTGGCTACTTTGGGCTAAAACTTGAAGCCATTCTCTCTATGACTCCTTGAAGTATTTCAGACTATGTTGTGAGGTTGGTATGATCCTCAAAATATAAGAGGATACAGGCAACAGTGATCTGATACTTAGAGGTAACAGTGATCTGATAGTTAGAGGTAACAGTGATCTGATACTTAGAGGTAACAGTGATCTGATACTTAGAGGCAACAGTGATCTGATACTTAGAGGTAACAGTGATCTGATAGTTAGAGGTAACAGTGATCTGATACTTAGAAGTAACAGTGATCTGATACTTAGAGGCAACAGTGATCTGATACTTAGAGGTAACAGTGATCTGATACTTAGAGGTAACAGTGATCTGATACTTAGAGGCAACAGTGATCTGATACTTAGAGGCAACAGTGATCTGATACTTACAGGTAACAGTGATCTGATACTTAGAGGTAAAAGTGATCTGATACTTAGAGGTAACAGTGATCTGATACTTAGAGGTAACAGTGATCTGATACTTAGAGGTAACAGTGATCTGATACTTAGAGGTAACAGTGATCTGATACTTAGAGGTAACAGTGATCTGATACTTAGAGGCAACAGTGATCTGATACTTAGAGGTAACAGTGATCTGATACTTAGAGGTAACAGTGATCTGATACTTAGAGGCAACAGTGATCTGATACTTAGAGGTAACAGTGATCTGACACTTAGAGGCAACAGTGATCTGATAGTTAAAGGTAACAGTGATCTGAGACTTAGTGGCAACAGTGATCTGATACTTAGAGGCAACAGTGATCTTATAGTTAGAGGCAACAGTGATCTGATACTTAGAGGCAACAGTGATCTGATACTTAGAGGCAACAGTGATCTGATACTTAGAGGTAACAGTGATCTGATACTTAGAGGTAACAGTGATCTGATACTTAGAGGTAACAGTGATCTGATACTTAGAGGTAACAGTGATCTGATACTTAGAGGTAACAGTGATCTGATACTTAGAGGTAACAGTGATCTGATACTTGGAGGTAACAGTGATCTGATACTTAGAGTTAACAGTGATCTGATACTTAGAGGTAACAGTGATCTGATACTTGGAGGTAACAGTGATCTGATACTTAGAGTTAACAGTGATCTGATACTTAGAGGTAACAGTGATCTGATACTTAGAGGTAACAGTGATCTGATACTTAGAGGTAACAGTGATCTGATACTTAGAGGTAACAGTGATCTGATACTTAGAGGTAACAGTGATCTGATACTTAGAGGTAACAGTGATCTGATACTTAGAGGCAACAGTGATCTGATACTTAGAGGTAACAGTGATCTGATACTTAGAGGCAACAGTGATCTGATAGTTAAAGGTAACAGTGATCTGATACTTAGAGGCAAAATTGATCTGATACTTAGAGGTAACAGTGATCTGATACTTAGAGGTAACAGTGATCTGATACTTAGAGGTAACAGTGATCTGATACTTAGAGGTAACAGTGATCTGATACTTAGAGGTAACAGTGATCTGATAGTTAGAGGTAACAGTGATCTGATACTTAGAGGTAACAGTGATCTGATACTTAGAGGTAACAGTGATCTGATACTTAGAGGTAACAGTGATCTGATACTTAGAGGCAACAGTGATCTGATACAGGTAACAGTGATCTGATACTTAGAGGTAAAAGTGATCTGATACAGGTAACAGTGATCTGATACTTAGAGGTAACAGTGATCTGATTCTTAGAGGTAAAAGTGATCTGATACTTACAGGTAACAGTGATCTGATACTTAGAGGTAACAGTGATCTGATACTTAGAGGTAACAGTGATCTGATACTTAGAGGCAAAAGTGATCTGATACTTAAAGGTAACAGTGATCTGATACTTAGAGGCAAAATTGATCTGATACTTAGAGGTAACAGTGATCTGATACTTAGAGGTAACAGTGATCTGATACTTAGAGGTAACAGTGATCTGATACTTAGAGGTAACAGTGATCTGATACTTAGAGGTAACAGTGATCTGATACTTAGAGGTAACAGTGATCTGATACTTAGAGGCAACAGTGATCTGATAGTTAGAAGTAACAGTGATCTGATACTTAGAGGCAACAGTGATCTGATACTTAGAGGTAACAGTGATCTGATACTTAGAGGCAACAGTGATCTGATACTTAGAGGCAACAGTGATCTGATACTTAGAGGTAACAGTGATCTGATACTTAGAGGTAACAGTGATCTGATACTTAGAGGCAACAGTGATCTGATACTTAGAGGCAACAATGATCTGATACTTAGAGGTAACAGTGATCTGATACTTAGAGGTAACAGTGATCTGATACTTAGAGGCAACAGTGATCTGATACTTAGAGGTAACAGTGATCTGATACTTAGAGGTAACAGTGATCTGATACTTAGAGGTAACAGTGATCTGATACTTAGAGGTAACAGTGATCTGATACTTAGAGGTAACAGTGATCTGATACTTAGAGGTAACAGTGATCTGATACTTAGAGGTAACAGTGATCTGATAGTTAGAGGTAACAGTGATCTGATAGTTAGAGGTAACAGTGATCTGATACTTAGAGGTAACAGTGATCTGATACTTAGAGGTAACAGTGATCTGATACTTAGAGGTAACAGTGATCTGATACTTAGAGGTAACAGTGATCTGATACTTAGAGGTAACAGTGATCTGATAGTTAGAGGTAACAGTGATCTGATAGTTAGAGGTAACAGTGATCTGATACTTAGAGGTAACAGTGATCTGATACTTAGAGGTAACAGTGATCTGATACTTAGAGGTAACAGTGATCTGATACTTAGAGGTAACAGTGATCTGATACTTAGAGGTAACAGTGATCTGATACTTAGAGGTAACAGTGATCTGATACTTAGAGGTAACAGTGATCTGATACGTAGAGGTAACAGTGATATGATACTTACTGCCAGACTGACTTGAACTCAGTGGAGAAACTGCCACTGAAAGATAACAACACAAGGTTAGTAAGTGAAGAAAGCTGAAGATGTTTTCCTAATTATGAttattttcattggagttatatctaaaaacagctgcagttctcttgtctgcagcttttgcaatccctccccttgtaaccgttattttatttatagtttaTAGCATTGCATTCTCGATGAATCTggtgtgtattatatatgtatgaaaccctgagggctgcactcacctgaacatgcattaaACAAGTAAATTAGGTAAATATGACTCATGCCCTTACCTGTATCAGTCGTATATATGGGACCAGCAGACACTGTGACTGGGTCAGTAGTTCCTTGAGCAGTGGCAACTCTTGTATCTGCTGCTCTTTTGCGTCTTGATGAGCTTCCACAAGTCTATTTGTTAAAAGAGTGACGTATTTATGTTTTTAATGGCTACACCCAGGAAAACCTAATAACATCAATACACAACTATCTACGTAGACGCACAGAGTGCACTGGCCGACGCTCAGGTCAGTTCCCTGTGAATTGCTAAGCACATTCAATCAAACAATAGAGGGGAGCAACACAAAATGGgctaaaaatatcaataaaaaaatcaatatatctcttttaaaaacatattaactttcattaaataaagaaaacttttttaaaaaaaacaagaaaagaaaattttGTGACAGCTGTTTTAACGACTTTAACGACTGGTGTAAATAGATAATCTGCTAGTAATCAAACTTTATATCTTTTAACTTATTTCAAACACTCACCGCGTACTCTGCACACTCGTCAGGTGAACACAGCCTTATGATGCAATGTAGATAAATTGTGGATGTTTTTTGATTACTAGTCTGCACAAAGCGGAATGCCTCAAAGCTGAACTGAGCTACACTTCCTGCCCCGTTTGAAAGGATAGTAGTTTTGTTCGGAACAGTACATCTGGAGTGGTAGATACAAAACAAGTTAGTTTACCAAATACACAGTAGCACCCCAAAGAAAACACGCTCTGTACGCCAGCCAGTTGATGATAGATTTTGCATGTCGAAGGTTAGGTATTGCTGATAGAGATTTTAACCATGTGTAATATGCAATGGTTTACAACTAAAAATCAAACAAATGTGAAAATGAAACACTAGAATTATGGAGAttcatgtctcagtgtccaccaTAAATGCCCTCTTCCCTGACGTAGAGATCTTTACAGCCATTTGTAGACATCTTGTTTGGGCCTGTTACCAGGTTGACTGTATTCACAAAACGTCAAGTTTTCAGACATTTCTTGAAGGTAACTCTGTTGACAACTCTTAGTTCAACAAGGTTCACTGAAATATTACCCAAGGTGATACCAAAAACATAATCAAGATATACTATACCTTCTAAAGTCTGGAGAGTACAGACCCTGTGACCATTTACCTTCCTAAAATTAATCTCAGAACTTGCTGGATGGCTGAAGCAGTAAGGAGTAATAATATTGCCCCAATTAATAACATTATGCTATCATCTCCTGATAAGGTAAAATGGCAAAGGATCATTGGCCAATgggaaattaaaaaattaaagaatGTGGTTATTTTTCCACGTACCACGTCAATTTACAGTTTAAATTTATACACTGGTTAATTTTCAACAGAATAAACTCATGTATAGCTAGCAAGTAAAGAAGTAGACTACCAATAGAAATGAAAATAACAGCaagatatttttaaatacataccctataattaaaaaaaatgtgtgtcacTTTAAATCCTGCTGAGAGAGGGACTCTGACCACTCTgcgtaccataacaactttatcacaATGGAATTGCAGTGACAGAGTGATGGAGCTCAAACGTGCTGACTTCATAAATGTTTTAACCTCTTCTGGTTATGATCTCCTTGCATCATAAAAAACTACAttgcaattaagttgttatggtgtttagagttttcctttaaacctCTTCTCAAAACATCACCTGGCTAGTGCTGAGATTGTGTAAAAAGTACAACATCATATATTACAactattcattttaaaatttggtttaaaaaatgtcTAAATTATTTGAGACTCCGATCATATGTCTTGTTGATTTCTCTTTTTATAACAAGTTTAATTACTCTATTTCCTGGCTATTGATTTTAAATGGAAAGAGGCTCACAGTGATGAGTGATTTCTTTGCCGAATTAATACATTTAGCTTCTTTTTCTGGAAGGCATAGACAATGATTTATTTAGGTTTAATGTTCAATTACTAGAACTGTACTATCTTTTTATCTTGTGGCTTAAGTATGTATATTTTAATTGGGATATCTGAAAATGTACATTCATTGCTTCAGTTAAATtcatgagaaaaaaaatgtaaaaggttAATCCATCATACCCTACGAACAGATCGTATTTTTCACTAATCAGAGTTGTTACCAATGGAGACGGCGTAGCAAAGCAATGGTCCAGAAGCACATTGAAACtggaaaaatacagaaaacaaaTTAGTTATTCCAACATTCATTCTATGGGtaacacagattttttttcaaCTGTGCTCTTGTATATAACTTAAATTAAAGCCATACTGTTCTGTAAAGTTAACTTATAGCTCAGTAGCTATGACACTATTTGATTTAAACAATGATGCTGTCATGCATATTATATtgatacattaaaggaccactctagtgccaggaaaacatactcgttttcctggcactagagtgccctgagggtatccccaccctcagggtccccctcccgcccggctctggaaaggggaaaagggttaaaacttacctttttccagcgctgggcggggagctcttctctccgcctccgttccgccccgtcggctgaatgcgcacgcgcggcaagagctgcgcgcgcattcagccggtcgcataggaaagcatttacaatgctttcctatggacgcttgcgtgctctcactgtgattttcacagtgagaatcacgcaagcgcctctagcggctgtcaatgagacagccactagaggctttgggggaaggcttaaccaatttataaacatagcagtttctctgaaactgctatgtttataaaaaattgggttaaccctatctggacctggcacccagaccacttcattaagctgaagtggtctgggtgcctagagtggtcctttaactaaatgTGCATATTTGAGAAGCTTACTTTGTGGTTAGGTTGGTGGCTTTTACTTGAACATATACTGGCTTTTTCAGCTGAAGAGCAGGTCCATTAGCCTGCAGAGGAGTTGTGAATCCACTATCCTGTAAtgaaaaatataagtatatatattactgGCTAAAAGTTACAGGTCAAAGTGCTGCCTTCACCAACAGCTACATTAAATCCCGCAGGACATGAATGACCATTTGGCAGAGGGCACAGCAGTTATCAAATGTCGAATTCACAAACATAACCATTTACCAGCTGCTGTGTTCATAGCTGCCACAATGTACCAACTGAAATACCTGTACAAGGCTACAGATCACATACCATCATCTATCATGATTCCACCTGATCTGTGCCTACGTTATTTTCATAATGGACGTAACATAATTACTAAGGTTTGGAAAGTGTCTGGAATATGAgggttatataaaataaatacatcataGAGAATTATCATAGATATTATAATTTCACGTACTTTGTTTAGCAGCAATTTTCTATTCTGTGTGTTAGAGTaatatgtaacagtgtgtgtcataGATGTTTCTGTTCAATAAATTGCTCAGTGATATTAATGGAAATTCACTGATAGAATGACAGTATTTGATTTCATTAATCAACTTGGATTACAAACTGGATTTTGCAATAGGAGAGTGAAGCCGagtctttttatattatattataaaatatttacattctCACTAGGTGAATGGGCCTCCTTCTAGAGCAGggattctcaacccagtcctcaaggaccccctaccagtccaggattttggGGTTACcttggtgtgtctaaggtgttttgttttcttgttctAAACACCTAAGACACACCAATGTAACCccaaaatcctggactggtagggggtccttgatgactgggttgagaacccctgttttAGAGGCTCTTGTGAATAAGGGGACCTTTATTCAGGGactgattaacataggggctgatggagctgcagctccaggctcaTGTCtaaggaataggcccattgattgaaaaaaaaaaaagaaaaaaaaatatacatatatattattattattttttactactcttcacatgctcttgtgtaagtatggaaacttaagaggggtgTAGGGGAACAAacctggtgtggactggctgacaatgaaattagttatggTAAAACTGACTttgtgcactatgcaaatgctcttgctgctccagtctctctaacactgtggcatgttccctttcttctacactccctGCATACACTTGCTGAAGTGGTAAatgaatacttcctgatattatttttaaatctttgcccctctaatttaacaccatgtcctcttgtggtagctCTACACTTGTTAACTAAGTGTGGATCCACTGAGACCATGACTACATAAATACCTTGTCATCTGAATTTCTGATATATTACAGCTCCATAATAACAGTATAGGTTTAGGAGTAAATAGTTGTAAATGTGAACAAAAACatatgatattattatatattattattattattattattgtatagatATTCAAGTATCCCTGAAAGGTGTCAGATTGGATATGCTGGCCTAGGGttttaaaatcactttgaaaGGAATAAGAATTCCTGAAAGTTTACACGAAAAACAATTAATTGGAgaaagcaacaacaacaacaaaaaatccacCACAGGACTCGATTTAATATTATTtctaataagcttttcaaataattcttTACCTttggaaaaacttttaaaataatttaatatttaaaaaatatatatgttatatattatataatatatattttagtatatatatagCGAGATAgagattttaatatttaaaaaaaaattaagtttattcAAATATACTAAATCATTTGAAAGGCTTATCTTAAAATAGTAAATTTATTAgccatataatataatgtaaatttGGTCGAGTTTTACTGTTACGAGGAATTGTGAGTTTAAGTTCTTAAAATAGAATATTTGAATGGTTTCCATGGAGATTGTTCAATATTTAGAATTTTGCtccatactatttttttttataaataatgacATGTAAAATATTGTTGCTTAATGACGAGTATGCCAATTAGTCCTGTGCTGAGCTATTAGCAGAGCACTCTGTAGTTTTGCTCTACAACATGCTATGTGCAACTTAAGTAAAgtgattaaaaagaaaaatactgtTTCAGAACAATGTTGTATAGtgcagtataaaataaaaatgacttaaAAATACAGATATGAAACTTACAGTGAATACTTGCATATTCAAGATGCTGATGAAgctaccattatttgtatttaccGCTACATTTGCGGAAGACCTGGAAAAGtaagatgacaaaaaaaaataatgaattatcCTCAGTTTGTGCATAAAAGGATCTCAATCTTAACTGTAGAAATATTTTAAGATTTGTGTTAGTGTAATTTAGGGATTAATGGTTAGTGTCGGAGGCTAATGTGTAGCATAACGGTTAATGTTTTGTGATAGTGTAGTGTTAAAGTAATTGTAGGGGTTAATGCATAGTGTAGTCCCAGTGCTGCTCAAATCAGAGTTACAGCCCCAGCTGGTAGTTTTTTCAgatgccattataaaaatgtcAGCAGGTAAAGTGTCCTAACTTTGTACGAGATTAGGTCCCCAAACTGCAAGGAGGCGATCCGATGCATCATTCCCTATTCTTTATAGGAAATAATTGCACTGATGCTGTCACCAATTGTCAATTCTAAACCTGCCCATTAAAACAGCAACACaaaaatgacatatttatatgatatatatatatatatatatatatatatatatatatcatgtatgaCATTATATGTTTCTGATTTCTAGCATTTAATAAAGATGCATAAACAGCGTTTATTGTTTGCATATTGTTTCGGAGGGAAGAATGAATCCCACAGCCCTTAGTAGACAGAATCTCACTAGACCCCTTCAAATGTAAAGTAGTTGGCAAATAGGGTAGCTAACACACGTTTATGTGTGCTTGTCTGCCAGGATGAAGGTGTGCTTGTCTGACAGAATGAAGGTGTGCTTGTCTGCCAGTACATATCTatctggcagtgtatgtgtatctgtatctgttagtgtttgtgtttctagcagtgtgtatctggcagtgtatgtgtatctgttagtgtttgtgtttctagcagtgtgtatctggcagtgtatctgtatctgttcgTGTTTGTGTTTCTAGCAGTGTGTatctggcagtgtatgtgtatctgttagtgtttgtgtttctagcagtgtgtatctggcagtgtatctgtatctgttagtgtttgtgtttctagcagtgtgtatctggcagtgtatgtgtatctgttagtgtttgtgtttctagcagtgtgtatctggcagtgtatgtgtatatgttagtgtttgtgtttctagcagtgtgtatctggcagtgtatgtgtatctgttagtgtttgtgtttctagcagtgtgtatctggcagtgtatgtgtatctgttaatgtttgtgtttctagcagtgtgtatctggcagtgtatgtgtatctgttagtgtttgtgtttctAGCAGTGTGTAtctagcagtgtatgtgtatctgttagtgtttgtgtttctagcagtgtgtatctggcagtgtatgtgtatctgttagtgtttgtgtttctAGCAGTGTGTATCTggcactgtatgtgtatctgtgagtgtttgtgtttctagcagtgtgtatctggcagtgtatgtgtatctgttagtgtgtgtgtttctaacaGTCTgatttggcagtgtatgtgtatctgttagtgtttgtgtttctAGCAGTGTGtaactgacagtgtatgtgtatctgttagtgtttgtgtttctagcagtgtgtatctgacagtggatgtgtatctgttagtgtttgtgtttctagcagtgtgtatctggcagtgtatgtttatctgttaatgtttgtgtttctagcagtgtgtatctggcagtgtatgtgtatctgttagtgtttgtgtttctAGCAGTGTGTAtctagcagtgtatgtgtatctgttagtgtttgtgtttctAGCAGTGTGTATCTggcactgtatgtgtatctgttagtgtttgtgtttctAGCAGTGTGTATCTggcactgtatgtgtatctgttagtgtttgtgtttctAGCAGTGTTTATCTGgcagtgcatgtgtatctgtgagtgtttgtgtttctagcagtgtgtatttagcagtgtatgtgtacctgtgagtgtttgtgtttctAGCAGTGTGTATCTGgcggtgtatgtgtatctgttaatGTTTGTGTTTCTAGCAGTGTGTATCTggcactgtatgtgtatctgttagtgtttgtgtttctAGCAGTGTGTATCTGGCAGTGTAATTGTATCTGTATCTATTAGTGTTTGTGTTTCTAGCAGTGTGTATCTTGCAGTGTGTCGCTATCTGGTATGTGTTTGGCACGGTGTATTTCAAGCAGTTTATGTGTGTTTCTGgcattgcctgtgtgtgtgcatgagtgttcgtgtatgtttatctgtgtgtgtttgtatgtgtctggcagtgagtattcttGTCTGTGTctgggtgtagtagtgtgtgtctgtgtttgtgcatgagtgcctgtgtgtgtctagcATTATAGTGTTATATGTTactatgtaaaacaaaaatatggATAAATAAACATCCAGCACCAAATAATTAAAGTCATTCTTCAGTTTCCTTACTGTCATAATACTGTGTACTCACGTGAAAAGTTCGGTGTTATTAAGCAAATACTGGAGTGGATAGCTGCATGAGAAGTCATACACCAAATTAGTACTGTAACTAATGAGTCCAGTTTCATTAGATGGTGGTGTTGATACAGAGCCTGAGATGATTACAGTTTGGACTGCCAAATAATCATTGAAGATTCCAGTTCCAGGATTGTCTGTAATCtggaaaattataaaaacaatcaTTAAGTAGTCACTCATTTTATACAAAATACTGGCATAAGAATTAAATATCTAGTTTCCTGTGCACTTTAAACCCTGAaatgtctttgtcaagcttgacaaagaccctttcaggggtcgaaacgttgcagtgtctcacttgtccaaataaataaatttgaagatacttggagtgcctggatcctctttctaccaTGGTTGCTGGAGTAAACATTTAATACAAAAACTGCATTGTACCAATTAAATTGAAATTAAATTTCTACACTTTTGAAGAAATATAGATTAGAGTTAGTTTGgtttaatatatattgtattatagtcCAAGATGCAGTCACGAGTTCCATTCCAGTCAAGTCATCTTTGTCTCAATAAAATACTATTGAAGAAACACAAtaattaccagaacaactacaacttattgcagtggttctggtgtctatagcctgtccctgcaggccagTCCTCAgaaggctactagaggtgcttcatggggcagttttgcacaatgtgcagcactgacgttcagtgtctccaccctctgcatggagatgctgaactttcctcaaagagatgcatttattcaatgcatttctataaggaaatgctgattggccacgcaCCTGCAACGTTTCCTTGAGGATCTCAACTaatccaatcctatggggaagcattggattggctgagatcatcaattctaatTATGTCCGCCAAATAGGCGGAC
Proteins encoded in this window:
- the LOC134576695 gene encoding zona pellucida-like domain-containing protein 1; translation: MLSSPGSLNFVAVLVVIGLAAQQCVGQALNCSSEYNRYPNNSDITVNCGPSTIELVIIACPVQYAMFNPDQLALNSKYNLSNCLATLDTTVNPPVVRYSFPLNDTTANSCGNSIQITDNPGTGIFNDYLAVQTVIISGSVSTPPSNETGLISYSTNLVYDFSCSYPLQYLLNNTELFTSSANVAVNTNNGSFISILNMQVFTDSGFTTPLQANGPALQLKKPVYVQVKATNLTTNFNVLLDHCFATPSPLVTTLISEKYDLFVGCTVPNKTTILSNGAGSVAQFSFEAFRFVQTSNQKTSTIYLHCIIRLCSPDECAEYATCGSSSRRKRAADTRVATAQGTTDPVTVSAGPIYTTDTVAVSPLSSSQSGSLEGAKQLEGTLTGLIVGIIIAAILGAALMFASVLLFKMYRLKASKDQKNGVDNFAFNGK